One window from the genome of Luteithermobacter gelatinilyticus encodes:
- the odhB gene encoding 2-oxoglutarate dehydrogenase complex dihydrolipoyllysine-residue succinyltransferase has translation MAIDIQVPALGESVTDATVGKWFKSVGDNVKMDEPICELETDKVSLEVNATSAGTLMEILADEGDTVEVGALLARIAEQGEQVTPSAKSEVPASQNKAGAKGDGESAEVVSKTSGNGGSGNGASGDTLVEVHVPALGESVTEATVGKWLKKEGEGVSQDEVICELETDKVALEVNAPVSGELKEIVAQEGATVGVGALLAKIDAASLGTTPRPAPAAAETVAAPAQDKAVSAAPSGAKVRASAAELAREKGIDLDKVKGTGEGGVITKADVLAYAAGRQKTEAPAAPTAAAPAPAARGDNGEVLPREEVVPMTRLRRTIAKRLKDAQNTAAMLTTYNEVDMSAVIALRNQYKEVFEKKHGTRLGFMSFFVKACVQALKEIPEVNAEIRDDAIVYKNYYDIGVAASTPAGLVVPVVRGCENLSFSEIEAEIARLGKRARDGKLSMEEMTGGTFTISNGGIFGSLMSSPILNAPQSGILGMHAIKERPVVVNGQIVIRPMMYLALSYDHRIVDGKGAVTFLVRIKENLEDPQRLILDL, from the coding sequence ATGGCCATTGATATTCAGGTTCCGGCTTTGGGGGAATCCGTCACGGATGCCACAGTCGGCAAATGGTTTAAATCCGTCGGCGACAACGTCAAAATGGATGAGCCGATTTGCGAGCTGGAGACGGACAAGGTTTCCCTTGAGGTGAATGCCACTTCGGCCGGCACTCTCATGGAAATCCTTGCCGATGAAGGGGATACCGTGGAAGTGGGCGCGTTACTGGCCCGGATTGCCGAACAGGGCGAACAGGTAACGCCGTCAGCGAAATCAGAGGTCCCCGCGTCGCAGAATAAAGCCGGCGCCAAGGGGGATGGGGAGTCCGCCGAGGTGGTGTCCAAGACATCCGGCAATGGCGGCTCTGGCAACGGGGCGTCCGGCGATACGCTGGTCGAGGTGCATGTGCCGGCTTTGGGCGAGTCCGTGACCGAGGCCACTGTTGGTAAATGGCTGAAAAAGGAAGGCGAAGGGGTCAGCCAGGATGAAGTGATTTGTGAGCTGGAAACCGACAAGGTGGCGCTGGAGGTGAATGCGCCGGTATCCGGGGAACTGAAGGAAATTGTTGCTCAGGAAGGGGCCACGGTGGGCGTGGGCGCACTTCTGGCAAAAATTGATGCGGCATCACTTGGCACAACGCCGCGGCCGGCCCCGGCCGCTGCCGAAACGGTAGCGGCGCCGGCTCAGGACAAGGCGGTCTCCGCCGCCCCATCCGGGGCGAAGGTGCGGGCTTCCGCTGCGGAACTGGCCCGGGAGAAAGGCATTGATCTGGATAAGGTGAAAGGCACCGGCGAAGGCGGTGTGATCACCAAGGCTGACGTCTTGGCGTATGCGGCCGGGCGGCAGAAAACTGAAGCACCGGCGGCACCGACGGCAGCAGCTCCGGCCCCGGCCGCGCGCGGCGACAATGGTGAGGTTCTGCCGCGGGAAGAAGTGGTGCCCATGACCCGGCTGCGGCGCACCATTGCCAAACGGCTCAAGGACGCACAGAACACGGCCGCCATGCTGACCACCTATAACGAGGTGGATATGTCTGCGGTGATTGCCCTGCGCAATCAGTACAAGGAAGTGTTCGAGAAAAAACATGGCACGCGGCTGGGCTTCATGTCCTTCTTTGTCAAGGCCTGTGTGCAGGCGCTTAAGGAAATTCCCGAAGTCAATGCGGAAATCCGCGATGATGCCATCGTGTACAAGAATTATTATGACATTGGCGTGGCGGCCAGCACCCCGGCCGGTCTGGTGGTGCCGGTGGTGCGCGGATGCGAAAACCTCAGCTTCTCTGAAATCGAGGCGGAAATTGCCCGGCTTGGCAAACGCGCACGCGACGGTAAGCTGAGCATGGAAGAGATGACCGGCGGCACCTTTACCATTTCCAATGGCGGTATTTTCGGGTCGCTGATGTCCTCGCCCATTCTTAATGCCCCACAGTCCGGCATCCTCGGCATGCACGCCATCAAGGAGCGGCCGGTGGTGGTGAACGGTCAGATTGTGATCCGTCCCATGATGTATCTGGCGCTCAGCTATGATCACCGGATCGTGGATGGCAAGGGGGCCGTGACCTTCCTGGTTCGCATCAAGGAAAATCTTGAAGATCCGCAGCGTCTGATTCTTGACCTCTAA
- a CDS encoding 2-oxoglutarate dehydrogenase E1 component, which translates to MSAEYDTQGLFNGSSGAFVEELFLRYCKDPESVDPSWQTYFKELAADARALMQAGKERTEASWRRQDWPGLGSGTNDYIEALDPGYEPPPPPKKETTGTFTEEEVRAATLDSIRCLMMIRTYRVRGHLVAKLDPLELTERTYHPELDPATYGFGPEDMDRPIFIDNVLGLETATVREVLEILKRTYCSHVGVEFMHINEPEEKAWIQSRIEGRDKEIHFTAEGKRAILQKLTEAEIFEQYLAKKYIGTKRFGLDGAESLIPALEGIIKTGGHNGVKEIVIGMPHRGRLNVLANVMGKPYRAIFHEFHGGSSNPDDVEGSGDVKYHLGASSDREFDGNSVHLSLTANPSHLEAVNPVALGKTRAKLTQRGDKTGTSVMTLLLHGDAAFSGQGLVAECFALSGLKGYRTGGTIHVVVNNQIGFTTSPHYSRSSPYPSDMAKAIQAPVFHVNGDDPEAVVYVMKIATEFRQTFKSDVVVDMFCYRRFGHNEGDEPMFTQPLMYKRIKNHPSTRQIYAERLIREGLVTQEEVDQMVRDFQRKLDVEMEASEGYKPDKADWFGGRWSGLERPDQDPRRSAGTGVDISVLREIGKVLTEVPEGFTVHKTLQRVLDAKARMIETGEDIDWATAEALAFGTLIKEGHRVRLSGQDSQRGTFSQRHSVFVDQETEERYTPLKALAESEDSEATFEVIDSALSEMGVLGFEYGYSLAEPNALVLWEAQFGDFANGAQVIVDQFISSGEHKWLRMSGLVMLLPHGYEGQGPEHSSARLERYLQLCAEDNMQVANCTTPANYFHILRRQMKRKFRKPLVLMTPKSLLRHKRCVSTLADMGPGTEFHRVLWDDAETHPETSIRLKKDKDIKRVILCSGKVYYDLLEERDRREQADTYLLRVEQLYPYPEHALVKELKRFKSLETVVWCQEEPKNMGAWGFINPYIEETLKAVGCKPTRPLYAGRKAAASPATGLMSRHKQEQSDLVNQALTIK; encoded by the coding sequence ATGAGCGCAGAATACGACACTCAAGGTCTCTTTAACGGCTCCAGCGGAGCCTTTGTCGAAGAACTTTTCCTTCGTTATTGCAAGGATCCCGAAAGTGTGGATCCGTCCTGGCAGACCTATTTCAAGGAGCTTGCGGCGGATGCCCGGGCCTTGATGCAGGCCGGCAAGGAACGCACAGAAGCCTCCTGGCGTCGTCAGGACTGGCCCGGTCTTGGCAGCGGGACCAATGATTATATCGAAGCGCTCGATCCGGGGTATGAGCCCCCGCCCCCTCCGAAGAAAGAAACAACCGGGACATTCACTGAGGAAGAGGTCCGGGCGGCAACGCTGGATTCCATCCGCTGTCTGATGATGATCCGGACCTACCGGGTGCGTGGGCATCTGGTGGCCAAGCTGGATCCGCTGGAACTGACGGAACGGACCTATCATCCGGAGCTGGACCCGGCCACCTATGGGTTTGGGCCGGAGGATATGGACCGGCCGATTTTTATCGACAATGTCCTTGGCCTGGAAACCGCCACGGTGCGGGAAGTCCTGGAAATTCTCAAACGCACCTATTGTTCCCATGTGGGTGTGGAGTTTATGCATATTAATGAACCCGAAGAAAAAGCCTGGATTCAAAGCCGGATTGAGGGGCGTGACAAGGAAATCCATTTTACCGCCGAGGGCAAGCGGGCCATTTTGCAGAAACTGACCGAAGCCGAAATTTTTGAGCAGTATCTGGCCAAAAAATATATCGGTACCAAACGGTTTGGGCTGGACGGGGCCGAGTCCCTGATCCCGGCCCTTGAGGGCATTATCAAAACGGGCGGTCATAACGGGGTCAAGGAAATTGTGATCGGTATGCCGCACCGGGGCCGTCTCAATGTTTTGGCCAACGTGATGGGCAAACCGTATCGTGCTATTTTTCATGAATTTCACGGCGGATCATCCAATCCGGATGATGTGGAAGGCTCCGGCGATGTGAAATATCATCTGGGGGCATCCTCCGACCGGGAATTTGACGGCAACAGTGTGCATCTGTCATTGACGGCCAACCCGTCGCATCTGGAGGCGGTCAATCCGGTGGCGCTGGGCAAGACCCGGGCCAAACTGACCCAGCGGGGGGACAAAACCGGCACGTCGGTCATGACCCTGTTGCTGCATGGGGATGCGGCCTTTTCCGGGCAGGGGCTGGTTGCGGAATGTTTCGCGCTCAGCGGTCTGAAAGGATACCGGACAGGGGGCACCATCCATGTGGTGGTCAATAACCAGATCGGTTTTACCACATCCCCGCATTATTCCCGCTCTTCGCCATATCCTTCGGACATGGCCAAAGCCATTCAGGCGCCGGTGTTCCACGTCAATGGAGACGACCCGGAGGCCGTCGTGTATGTCATGAAAATCGCTACAGAATTCCGGCAGACCTTTAAATCGGATGTGGTGGTGGACATGTTCTGCTATCGCCGGTTTGGCCACAATGAAGGCGATGAGCCCATGTTCACCCAACCGCTGATGTACAAGCGGATTAAAAATCATCCCAGCACTCGCCAGATTTATGCTGAACGGCTGATTCGGGAAGGGTTGGTTACCCAGGAGGAAGTGGACCAGATGGTCCGGGATTTCCAGCGCAAGCTGGATGTGGAAATGGAAGCTTCCGAAGGATACAAACCGGACAAGGCGGACTGGTTCGGCGGCCGTTGGAGCGGCCTTGAACGCCCGGATCAGGACCCGCGCCGTTCTGCCGGCACGGGGGTAGACATTAGCGTGCTGAGGGAAATCGGCAAGGTTCTGACCGAAGTTCCCGAAGGTTTTACCGTTCACAAAACCCTGCAACGTGTATTGGATGCCAAGGCCCGGATGATTGAAACGGGCGAAGATATCGACTGGGCCACCGCAGAGGCCCTTGCTTTCGGTACATTGATTAAGGAAGGCCACCGGGTGCGCCTCAGTGGTCAGGACAGCCAGCGCGGCACTTTCTCCCAGCGCCATTCCGTTTTTGTGGATCAGGAAACGGAAGAACGCTATACCCCGCTCAAGGCGCTGGCGGAAAGTGAGGACAGCGAAGCCACTTTTGAAGTGATTGACAGTGCGCTGTCCGAAATGGGGGTTCTGGGGTTTGAATATGGGTATTCCCTGGCGGAGCCCAATGCCCTGGTCTTGTGGGAAGCGCAGTTTGGTGATTTTGCCAATGGGGCGCAGGTGATTGTCGACCAATTCATTTCTTCTGGCGAACATAAATGGCTGCGTATGTCCGGTCTGGTGATGCTGCTGCCGCACGGGTATGAAGGGCAGGGGCCGGAACACAGCTCTGCTCGCCTGGAACGGTATCTGCAACTCTGTGCGGAAGACAATATGCAGGTGGCCAACTGTACCACGCCGGCCAACTATTTTCATATTCTGCGCCGCCAGATGAAACGGAAGTTCCGCAAGCCTTTGGTTTTGATGACTCCGAAGTCCTTGTTGCGGCATAAGAGATGTGTTTCCACCCTGGCGGATATGGGGCCGGGCACGGAATTCCACCGTGTCCTGTGGGACGACGCGGAAACCCACCCGGAAACCAGCATCCGGCTGAAGAAGGACAAGGACATCAAACGGGTGATCCTGTGTTCCGGCAAGGTGTATTATGACCTTCTGGAAGAACGTGATCGGCGCGAACAGGCTGACACCTATCTGTTGCGGGTGGAACAGCTCTATCCCTATCCCGAGCACGCTCTGGTCAAGGAACTGAAACGCTTCAAGTCCTTGGAAACGGTGGTGTGGTGCCAGGAAGAGCCGAAAAACATGGGCGCTTGGGGCTTTATCAATCCCTATATCGAAGAAACGCTGAAAGCGGTGGGCTGCAAACCGACCCGGCCGCTTTATGCAGGACGCAAGGCCGCAGCCTCCCCGGCGACGGGGCTGATGTCGCGGCATAAACAGGAACAGAGTGATCTGGTCAATCAGGCCCTGACGATCAAATAA